From Chloroflexota bacterium, a single genomic window includes:
- a CDS encoding peptidylprolyl isomerase, translating into MRRVTILGLAALMLIVVAACGESEPEGPPVYDAYPPMEVEDQRGYSVTFTTSVGRIRFVMLPQEALLAVNSFIFLINEGYYDGLAFHRVVPGVLAESGDVTGTGTGNAGYTFEIEPPQRPYARGLIALANDGTPNSNGSRFFFILGDLAGSAEAPHEYTIFGYVRENHAVSWATLDKIEAAEEEVTILSTVATEGCLPAWMGFGRC; encoded by the coding sequence ATGCGGCGAGTGACAATCCTTGGGCTAGCTGCCCTCATGCTCATCGTCGTGGCCGCGTGCGGCGAGTCGGAGCCGGAAGGGCCTCCTGTCTACGACGCCTATCCGCCGATGGAGGTTGAAGATCAGCGGGGCTATAGCGTCACCTTCACCACCAGCGTCGGGCGCATCCGATTCGTGATGTTGCCGCAGGAAGCACTGCTGGCGGTCAACAGCTTCATCTTCCTGATCAACGAGGGCTACTACGACGGCCTGGCGTTTCACCGGGTTGTTCCCGGTGTGCTCGCCGAATCCGGCGACGTGACAGGCACGGGCACCGGCAACGCGGGCTACACCTTTGAAATCGAGCCGCCGCAGCGGCCGTACGCGCGGGGACTGATTGCCCTGGCCAACGACGGGACGCCGAACTCCAACGGATCGCGGTTCTTCTTCATCCTGGGCGATCTGGCCGGAAGCGCCGAGGCGCCGCACGAGTACACGATCTTCGGCTATGTCAGGGAAAACCATGCGGTGTCTTGGGCGACGTTGGACAAGATCGAGGCCGCGGAGGAAGAAGTCACCATTCTGTCGACGGTCGCGACGGAAGGCTGCCTGCCCGCGTGGATGGGCTTCGGCCGGTGCTGA
- a CDS encoding peptidylprolyl isomerase: protein MRRVTLLGLAALLLIAVAACGEAEPEGPPVYEAYPPMGIDPLRSYSVVFTTSVGRLTFQLLPQEVPLAVNSFIFLAREGYFDGVTFHRIVPGVLAETGDATGTGTGNPGYTFEVEPTQRPYERGGIALANDGAPNSNGSRFFFILGDLAGSAEAPHAYTIFGHLKPNHPPSVATLDKIEAAQEAVIIRSLQVTEGCLPSRGNYGAC, encoded by the coding sequence ATGCGGCGAGTGACACTCCTTGGGCTGGCTGCCCTACTGCTCATCGCGGTGGCGGCGTGCGGCGAGGCGGAGCCGGAAGGGCCGCCGGTCTATGAGGCCTACCCTCCGATGGGGATTGATCCGCTCCGGTCCTACAGCGTCGTCTTCACCACCAGCGTCGGACGCCTCACCTTCCAACTGCTTCCGCAAGAGGTGCCGCTGGCGGTCAACAGCTTCATTTTCTTGGCAAGGGAGGGTTACTTCGACGGCGTGACGTTTCATCGCATCGTTCCGGGTGTGCTTGCCGAAACGGGCGACGCCACGGGCACGGGCACCGGCAACCCGGGCTACACATTCGAGGTGGAGCCGACGCAGCGGCCCTATGAACGCGGCGGCATCGCCTTAGCTAACGACGGGGCGCCGAACTCCAACGGCTCACGGTTCTTCTTCATCCTCGGCGATCTCGCCGGAAGCGCCGAGGCGCCGCACGCGTACACGATATTCGGCCATCTGAAGCCGAATCACCCGCCGTCCGTAGCGACGCTCGACAAGATCGAGGCCGCCCAGGAAGCGGTCATCATCCGGTCGCTGCAGGTCACCGAGGGATGTCTGCCGAGTCGGGGCAACTACGGGGCATGCTAG
- a CDS encoding peptidylprolyl isomerase — protein MRQAILVGLSALFLIVVAGCGEEEPEGPPVYDAYPEMEIDPLRPYSVTFTTSVGRISFVLNPEEAPLAVNSFIFLANSGYYDGVAFHRIVPGVLAETGDATGTGTGNPGYTFEVEPPQRPYQRGGIALANDGTPNSNGSRFFFILGDLAGSAEAPHEYTVFGHYKEDHAPSLATLDKIEAAQEEVTILSLKATEGCLPSWGGYGPC, from the coding sequence ATGCGGCAAGCGATCCTGGTCGGGCTGTCGGCCCTGTTTCTCATTGTCGTGGCGGGCTGCGGGGAGGAGGAGCCGGAAGGGCCTCCGGTCTATGACGCCTACCCGGAGATGGAGATTGATCCGCTGCGGCCCTACAGCGTCACCTTCACCACCAGCGTCGGACGCATCAGCTTCGTCCTGAATCCCGAAGAGGCGCCGCTGGCGGTCAACAGCTTTATTTTCCTCGCCAACAGCGGCTACTACGACGGTGTGGCGTTTCATCGCATCGTCCCCGGCGTGCTTGCCGAAACGGGCGACGCCACCGGAACGGGCACCGGCAACCCCGGCTATACCTTCGAAGTCGAGCCGCCGCAGCGGCCCTACCAGCGCGGAGGCATTGCCTTGGCCAACGACGGGACGCCGAACTCCAACGGATCGCGCTTCTTCTTCATCCTCGGCGACCTTGCGGGAAGTGCCGAAGCGCCGCATGAATACACGGTCTTCGGCCACTACAAGGAAGACCACGCGCCGTCGTTGGCCACGCTCGACAAGATCGAAGCTGCCCAGGAAGAAGTCACGATCTTGTCGCTGAAGGCCACGGAAGGCTGCCTGCCGAGCTGGGGCGGCTACGGCCCGTGCTAG
- a CDS encoding NAD-binding protein: protein MKHTETRPGARRFVPSRPSGKAASIAQFYWRRRLIPGFLFLAVVSVVGVVGFIAIEGMAPVDALYMVVITLSTVGFAEVHTLSTAGRVFTSVLIVAGVGTLAWTAANYIEYLAEGHLGAHFARRRRARFLSHMQGHYIVGSYGRVGARIAQELRNDGCEVVVIDVDPARVQTAADDGLVSIADRASSDAALTEAGIERAAAFVVATDDDAENVYAVLAARVLAPEVPVIARAASDEAVRRLQSAGALRVFSPPIEGALSMVDFIRRPNVRDVLDQLLDPHAPGLDIREMAVPDGSRLIGETVNTLSLQEFGVSMLALVRQGRTEMAPATDRVLEARDVFVVVGVPEALQRLFERYELVDALPVPSKQRTGSK, encoded by the coding sequence GTGAAGCACACGGAGACCCGACCGGGCGCCCGGCGATTCGTCCCGTCTCGGCCATCCGGCAAGGCCGCGAGCATTGCGCAGTTCTACTGGCGGCGCCGGCTGATTCCGGGCTTCCTCTTTCTGGCTGTGGTTTCCGTCGTCGGGGTGGTCGGATTCATCGCGATTGAGGGGATGGCTCCGGTGGACGCCCTCTACATGGTCGTCATCACCCTCAGCACCGTGGGCTTCGCGGAGGTGCACACGTTGTCCACGGCGGGGCGCGTGTTCACATCGGTCTTGATCGTGGCCGGCGTCGGTACACTTGCCTGGACGGCGGCGAACTATATCGAGTATCTCGCCGAAGGCCATCTGGGTGCACACTTTGCGCGCCGCCGACGCGCGAGGTTCCTTTCGCACATGCAGGGTCACTACATTGTCGGGTCGTATGGCCGCGTCGGCGCGCGCATCGCGCAAGAGTTGCGCAACGACGGCTGCGAAGTCGTGGTCATTGACGTCGACCCGGCACGGGTCCAGACGGCCGCCGATGACGGTCTGGTGAGCATTGCCGATCGCGCCTCGTCGGATGCGGCGCTCACCGAGGCGGGTATCGAGCGCGCCGCCGCCTTCGTCGTCGCCACCGACGACGACGCCGAAAACGTCTACGCGGTGCTGGCGGCTCGCGTGCTGGCGCCAGAGGTGCCGGTCATCGCGCGCGCCGCATCGGACGAGGCGGTCCGGCGGTTGCAATCGGCCGGCGCCCTGCGTGTGTTTTCGCCGCCGATCGAGGGCGCGCTGAGCATGGTGGACTTTATCCGGCGGCCCAACGTGCGCGACGTGCTCGACCAGCTGCTTGATCCCCACGCGCCTGGCCTGGACATCCGCGAAATGGCCGTTCCGGACGGATCCCGGCTGATTGGCGAAACCGTGAACACATTGTCGCTCCAGGAGTTTGGGGTTTCGATGTTGGCCCTCGTCCGGCAGGGGCGCACGGAGATGGCGCCGGCGACGGACCGTGTGCTCGAGGCCCGCGATGTTTTCGTGGTCGTGGGCGTCCCTGAAGCGTTGCAGCGACTGTTCGAGCGTTATGAACTGGTCGATGCGCTGCCCGTGCCCTCCAAACAGCGCACAGGCTCGAAGTAG
- a CDS encoding helix-turn-helix transcriptional regulator, which produces MGRQRRIHRPVTPVFPPDFPARLERFKAAGGVSWRALARRLGVSPYRLREWRRGTVPSAPHLFVLLTLADQLGLIEVLMCPERDLPDPGMEPGGPPAP; this is translated from the coding sequence ATGGGCCGCCAGCGTCGGATCCACCGCCCCGTCACCCCGGTCTTTCCGCCGGACTTCCCCGCGCGGCTGGAGCGATTCAAGGCGGCCGGCGGGGTTTCCTGGCGCGCCCTCGCGCGCCGCCTCGGGGTAAGCCCCTACCGGCTCCGCGAGTGGCGGCGGGGGACGGTGCCGAGTGCACCGCATCTCTTCGTCCTGCTGACCCTTGCCGACCAGTTGGGGCTCATAGAGGTGCTGATGTGTCCCGAGCGGGACTTGCCAGACCCCGGGATGGAGCCGGGCGGGCCGCCGGCTCCCTGA
- a CDS encoding helix-turn-helix transcriptional regulator — protein sequence MTHDERTDTDIGAYLRQLRGTRSLREVYRRTGISDPYLSNIEKGHRRPGPRVLQKLAAFYGVSLQDLLKRAGHLDAGDDAGADAEANVDRAFDFVLADPKFRFGTRPDGPMSLAAKRFIVEMYETLTGKRLLE from the coding sequence ATGACGCATGACGAGCGGACCGACACCGACATTGGTGCCTACCTGCGCCAGCTGCGCGGGACCCGGAGCCTGCGCGAGGTCTACCGCCGCACCGGCATCTCCGACCCCTACCTCTCCAACATCGAGAAGGGGCACCGGCGTCCCGGTCCGCGGGTCCTCCAAAAGCTGGCTGCCTTCTACGGGGTGTCGCTGCAGGACTTGCTCAAGCGCGCCGGGCACTTGGACGCCGGTGATGACGCAGGGGCCGACGCGGAGGCGAACGTCGACCGGGCCTTCGACTTCGTCCTGGCCGACCCCAAGTTTCGGTTCGGCACCCGTCCCGACGGACCAATGAGCCTGGCGGCCAAGCGGTTCATCGTGGAGATGTACGAGACGCTGACCGGGAAGCGCCTGCTGGAATGA
- a CDS encoding peptidylprolyl isomerase: MRRVTLLGLAALLLIVVAACGEAEPEGPPVYEASPSMEIDLRRSYSVIFTTSVGRLTFQLLPEEAPLAVNSFIFLANEGYYDGVAFHRVVPGVLAETGDATGTGTGNPGYTFEVEPPQRPYERGGIAMANDGTPNSNGSRFFFILGDLAGSAEAPHEYTVFGHLKPNHAPSVTTLDKIESAQEEVIIESVKATEGCLPSGGPFQCS, from the coding sequence ATGCGGCGAGTGACACTCCTTGGGCTGGCTGCCCTACTGCTCATCGTCGTAGCGGCGTGCGGTGAGGCGGAGCCGGAAGGGCCGCCGGTCTATGAGGCCTCCCCATCGATGGAGATCGACCTGCGCCGGTCCTACAGCGTCATCTTCACCACCAGTGTCGGGCGCCTCACCTTCCAGCTGCTGCCGGAAGAGGCCCCGCTGGCGGTCAACAGCTTCATTTTCCTCGCCAACGAGGGCTACTACGACGGCGTCGCGTTTCATCGGGTGGTGCCCGGAGTGCTCGCCGAGACGGGCGATGCCACGGGTACGGGCACCGGCAATCCGGGCTACACCTTTGAGGTGGAGCCGCCGCAGCGACCGTACGAGCGCGGCGGCATCGCCATGGCCAACGATGGGACGCCGAACTCCAACGGCTCGCGGTTCTTCTTCATTCTGGGCGACCTCGCGGGAAGCGCCGAGGCCCCGCACGAGTACACGGTATTCGGCCATTTGAAGCCGAATCACGCGCCGTCGGTGACAACGCTCGACAAGATCGAGTCCGCGCAGGAAGAGGTCATCATCGAGTCGGTGAAGGCGACGGAGGGCTGCCTGCCGAGCGGCGGTCCCTTCCAGTGCTCATGA
- a CDS encoding PIN domain-containing protein produces MIAVDTNRLVYAHRRESRHHEAASSLLRELVQGDDAWAIPWPCCYEFLNVVTNPRIWRDNATSPEQSWRQLAAWTASPSLRLIGETEDFPEVLERFVRRPRVIAGVVHDARIAAICLAHGAEALLTRDRDVSLFPELKTRDPIAG; encoded by the coding sequence ATGATCGCCGTGGACACAAACCGGCTAGTTTATGCGCACCGGCGCGAATCGAGGCACCACGAGGCGGCCTCCTCGTTGCTGCGCGAGTTGGTGCAGGGTGACGATGCTTGGGCCATTCCCTGGCCCTGCTGCTACGAGTTTCTCAACGTGGTGACCAACCCCCGCATCTGGAGGGACAACGCCACCAGCCCGGAGCAGTCGTGGCGTCAACTCGCCGCTTGGACAGCGTCCCCTTCACTGCGGCTGATAGGGGAGACCGAGGACTTTCCGGAGGTATTGGAGAGGTTCGTGCGACGGCCCCGAGTGATAGCCGGAGTTGTCCACGACGCCAGGATCGCGGCCATATGCCTGGCCCATGGAGCCGAAGCGCTACTGACCCGGGACCGCGACGTCTCGCTATTCCCGGAACTCAAGACGCGGGACCCAATCGCCGGGTGA
- a CDS encoding type II toxin-antitoxin system VapB family antitoxin, whose protein sequence is MKTTIDIQDELLARAKRHAQRTGRPLRAVVEDGLRRVLSTAAPRQRYCLPDYSVGEAGVSDPLEA, encoded by the coding sequence ATGAAGACGACGATTGACATCCAGGACGAGTTGCTGGCGCGCGCCAAGCGGCACGCGCAACGGACCGGACGCCCGTTGCGTGCCGTGGTTGAAGACGGCCTTCGCCGGGTGCTCTCGACGGCAGCTCCGCGTCAACGCTACTGTCTGCCCGACTACAGCGTAGGCGAAGCCGGGGTGAGTGATCCCTTGGAGGCGTAG
- a CDS encoding helix-turn-helix transcriptional regulator: MPGKRPRPKVRLNPYAVWDRLNRTNRSQNDLARQMGISSGYLSQLITGQRCPSPRMRRRLQRGLDIARFDDLFIVENGDAP, encoded by the coding sequence GTGCCCGGTAAGCGCCCCCGGCCCAAGGTCCGCCTAAACCCCTACGCCGTGTGGGACCGGCTCAATCGGACCAACCGCTCCCAGAACGACCTCGCCCGCCAGATGGGCATCAGCTCCGGCTACCTGTCACAACTCATCACCGGCCAGCGCTGTCCCTCGCCCCGGATGCGGCGGCGGCTGCAGCGGGGCCTCGACATCGCTCGCTTCGATGACCTGTTCATCGTGGAGAACGGCGATGCGCCATAG